A window of the Brassica oleracea var. oleracea cultivar TO1000 chromosome C1, BOL, whole genome shotgun sequence genome harbors these coding sequences:
- the LOC106332463 gene encoding flavone 3'-O-methyltransferase 1-like, producing MVSLAKISTDEEASLYAMQLGSASVLPMVLKAAIELDLLEIMAKNDGFSGAQMSPSKLASHLPTNNPDAHVMLDRILRLLVSHSILTCSVRKLPDGGVERLYGLDTVCKYLTNNDDGVSLATHCLLNQDKVLMESWYHLKDAVLEGGIPFDKGYGMSTFVYHWKDQRFANVFSNGMSSHSTIVMKKILEAYNGLEGLSSVVDVGGGIGASLHMIVVSKYPNIKGTNFDLPHVIENAAQFSGIEHVKGDMFVSVPKVDAIFLKWVCHDWSDEHCLKLLKNCYEVLPDDGKVIIVECLVPVAPDSSLLTKQVVHLDCIMMAHTSGGRERAEEEFESLARRVGFKGFQVICNVFGTYIMEFYKMI from the exons ATGGTATCATTGGCAAAAATTTCCACCGATGAGGAGGCTAGCCTCTATGCCATGCAGCTTGGCAGCGCATCCGTGCTTCCCATGGTTCTGAAAGCAGCCATAGAGCTCGACTTGCTCGAGATCATGGCCAAGAACGATGGCTTCTCCGGTGCTCAGATGTCTCCTTCAAAGTTAGCTTCCCATCTCCCAACCAATAACCCTGATGCTCACGTCATGCTTGACAGGATCCTCCGGTTGCTTGTATCACACTCCATACTGACTTGCTCTGTACGTAAACTACCTGACGGTGGTGTAGAGCGTCTCTACGGACTTGACACTGTCTGCAAATACTTGACTAATAATGATGATGGTGTCTCCCTTGCCACTCACTGTCTTTTGAACCAGGACAAGGTCCTCATGGAGAGCT GGTACCATTTAAAGGATGCAGTTCTTGAAGGAGGGATCCCATTCGATAAGGGATACGGTATGTCAACCTTCGTTTACCACTGGAAAGATCAGCGATTTGCAAATGTATTTAGCAATGGTATGTCGAGCCACTCTACCATTGTGATGAAGAAGATTCTAGAGGCTTACAACGGCTTAGAAGGATTGTCATCTGTAGTTGATGTTGGTGGTGGAATTGGAGCCTCCCTTCACATGATTGTTGTTTCCAAGTACCCAAACATCAAAGGGACCAATTTTGATCTCCCACATGTCATCGAGAATGCAGCGCAATTTTCTG GTATTGAACATGTTAAAGGAGATATGTTTGTTAGTGTTCCCAAAGTAGATGCCATATTCCTTAAG TGGGTCTGCCATGACTGGAGCGATGAACACTGCTTGAAATTATTGAAGAACTGCTATGAAGTGCTTCCGGATGATGGGAAAGTGATAATTGTGGAGTGCTTAGTCCCGGTAGCACCAGACTCGAGCCTCTTGACTAAACAAGTAGTTCACTTGGACTGTATCATGATGGCTCACACATCCGGTGGCAGAGAGCGAGCGGAAGAGGAGTTTGAATCTTTGGCAAGAAGAGTTGGTTTCAAAGGCTTCCAAGTTATTTGCAACGTTTTTGGCACCTACATCATGGAGTTCTACAAGATGATTTGA